The Coprobacillus cateniformis DNA window AGCAATAAAAATACTGTCAAGAACTATATGAATGTTTATGTCCCAAATGAAATAAGTTCTCTTGTGGGATTATTCAGTAATTCAGCGGTCAAAGATGTTTGTATTGATGAAGATTATAATTTAAACTGGAATGATTTAAACCATATGTTTTACAATAGTCAGATTGAAGTGATACCAGAAAACTTTACGAGACTGACGGATAACGTGACAATAACAGATTTAAGTTATTGTTTTGCAGAAAGCAAGATAAGTATAATTCCTTCTAATCTTGTTCTACCTGCTGGAATTAAAAATGTAGAGGGTATGTTTATGGGAACCTTGGTTTCTAATTTGAGTGATTGTTCTTGGTATTTGATAAGAGAGAGATTAGATACTCTAGAGAATTGCTCAAAAATGTTCAAAAATACACTTGTTACAGAACTTCCAAATGATTTAATAAACTCATTTACGGGGCAAAATAGTATTAAAACAGTGAGTGAGATGTTTGCCGGAACACCGATAACGACCATTGGAGATGAGGCTTTAAATGATCTTGTCAATGTAATGGATGCGAGTGGTATGTTTGCAGGAACACAAATTTCATCTGTTCAGAAAAATCTATTAATTAATCTAAAGAATTTAACAGATGTAAGTCGTATGTTTGCGAATACTCCAATTGGCTATGTGGATTTTGTCTTGCCAGATAAAGTAGAGAAAGCAAACAATCTCTTTGAGGGATGTGCAAACGTGACTGGAAATATATACTTAACAGATTATATTTCTGAAATGAATTCTATATTCCGTGATGCTGGAACGGCAGCTGCTCCAGTTGGAGATAGTACACAGCCGCTTATTGCTTATCATAGCCCAATGCTTAGAAATTTTATTAGTGCTCATAAGACATCTGAACCTGGAGAACTGGTTGAGTATCGAGAAAAAGGCGGAGTCAGCAATCTTTTTGAAAGAATTAATGACATAGCTGGACCTTATGAGGATCATATAACACAGAAATTTTATCTAAAGTACAAGGGAGCTAATATAGACAAGATTGATTTAACAAAATACGCATATGTTAATAACATTTATTTTGAGGATGCAACTGGAATATATAGAATTAACTCAACATATAAAATGTTTGAAGATGATAATTTGATTGCAGAGGATTTCATTTTGCCAAGCGGAATTATGGCAATTGGAATTGATTCGAATACATTTGGAAATACAACAAAGAAAAGAAGATTGAGTAGTTTATATCTTGAAACAGATGTATCGGATATTGAGTTTGATGCTCAGGATGCAAGGGCTTATGTTTATATGGATGAAAGTCTTAGACACAATTTTTGGTCACTTGATTATCGTCATGTATATATCATCAGATGTACTAGATATAAGTAATATATTAACTGCTGATAATGGTATCTACAATACTGAAAAAGTACGCTTTGATAAGGATGGAAATGCTGACTGGCTAAGCCTGTATAATGCATTTTATGGAACAGCTTTAAATGAGTTTCCTGAAAATATGCCAGATACTGTGACTGACTATTCATATACATTTGGGGACTGTATGTCCTTAACGGAGATACCAGAAGATTTTCAATTGTCTGATAAAGTTGTAGAAAGCTACAATATGTTTGAGAATACTGGACTAACAAAGTTACCATCACATTTCTTTGACAATGCAACAAGTCTAGTAAATATTAATTATATGTTTAGTGGAGCAGAGTATCTTCAAGGGTTTATCACATTGCCAGACAATATAGAAGAAATGGAGGAAAGTTTTGATCGTACTGGAGATAGTGCATCCCTGCCTGATGATGATCAACGTCCATCAACGTTAGTTGTTTTTTATAATCGATTCAATTCGGTGATTACAAACTATATTGAAAACAGAAATCCATCAAGTCTTACCTGGATATGTAAGGACACCAAACTGCTAGATAATACAATGTTTCAATTGGTTGATGATGGGAATGATGGTCCATATAATCATAAATACCTGAAATATATAGGTACAGATGAAGATGTGGATTTGATCAAATATGGAGATACTGTTTCTGGAGAATTGTATTGGAAGAATGGTGATGCACTCATCAATGTGGAGTCAACATTTAAGATGTTTATGGGTAATGATCATGTAGAAAATGTTTTTTTACCAGCGTCTGACCGCGAGGAAACTATTATTGCTACGAATACGTTCTTAGGCACAACATCTAAAAAACGTTTGATTCTAAAATGTAAAACTTTTTACGGTGAGGATTATATTAGTAACAGAGTATTTGAAGATGCTGCTGATGCACATGCTTATCTCTATATAGATAAAGCAGCAGTTGAGGCAGGGGCTACTAAAATTCATCGAAATATCTACATTTCGTCAGAATGTGAGAGCCTTGACGATCTTTGTATGGATTCTAATAATATTGATTTAAGAGTTTGTTTTGATAAAAAAGGGAATGCTAACTGGACGAGTATGCAATATACATTTTCTAATAGTCATCTTTATGAAATGCCGGAAAATATGCCGGATACAGTGACTGATTATACCAGTACTTTTGATTATGCTACTTTTACCAAAGATAACATAGAAAACTTTCAACTATCTAATAAAGCTGTAGTTGCCAAAGGGATGTTTAGGGCTACAAATATTGTATCTATACCTTCGAATTTGTTTGATAAAGCAAAAAAACTAGAAAATACCGCTAATATGTTTTCTCTATGTTCCTCTCTTGCTGACGTATCGATTGGATTACCTAATTCGGTCACAGTAATGACTGATATGTTTTTGGATACACGGGCTCTTCGAGGCACAATCGTATTGTCAGATGGTATTACAGATGATATGGAAAGGTGTTTCTCCTGGGCGGGAGTAGATGCATCCAATTATCAGGGTTACAATACTCCGCTACTCGTTTTCCATAATCCTTCAAATCAAATGATAAGTTCTTATAAGGATAGTTATTATGATGATAAAATCACTTGGATAGACTATAGCAATATGGCAAAATATTTGACAGACAGTATGTTTGAGAAGGTAAAAGATCCTAATGGACCATATTCTGGTCATTACCTTAGATATATTGGTTCAGAACAAACAATAGATTTTGCGGATTATGTAAATGATGATGGAATATTGTATTGGAGAAGTGGAGAATCCATTATTCCAGTTAATTCAACATATAAAATGTTTGAGGGAGATAATCATGTAGAGGATATTATCTTAAATGAGTACTTTACAAGAGATATCATCAATACGAATATATTTGAAGGTACAACATCGAAAAAACGTCTAACTTTTAGGGATGTGTCGGAAAATATATCTGATATGACCTTTGATGGTGCTGCTGATGCAAGAGCTTATGTTTATGTGGATAATGCTAATGTGCAACAAGTAGGCTCTAGTGGGCACAAGAATATCTATATTTCTTCACATTTTGATAATTTGAATGATTTTTCCTATTCGCTACTACAGAATAGAGAAATAGATTATGCTCGCTTTGATAAAAAAGGAAATGTTAATTGGACTGAAATGAATAATACATTTGAGGGTTGTCAGTTGAAGGAATTCCCAGAAAATATGCCAGATAATACGACTTCTTATATAACAACATTTGGACATTCTACGATTCCGGAAATTCCAGAATCTTTCCGACTGTCTGATAAAGTTACAACAACTCAAGATATGTTTGAATCTATAGAAAACTTAAATAAAATATCATCACATCTATTTGATGATGCATCATCACTAACTGATATTAGCGGGATGTTTAGTTCGACTAATGTGAAAACACAATTCAATATTAAATTACCAGATTCAATAACAAATATGGATGCTTTCTTTGCTTATGCGAGCACATTATGTGGAAGACTTTATCTTCCTAACAACAGTGTATTTACATTGAGGGATAGTTTTTATTTATCTGCGTCAGATTCAGAGATTCCGGTAGAAACTCCAGCAGCATTACATATTTATTACAATTCATCGCATTCTCAAATTAAAGATTATGTGAATTCAGGAAACTTTGAATCAGACAAGGTCATGTGGTTTGATACAAACAATATTTTAGATAAAACAATGTTTGAGAAAGTGACTGATTCTGCAGGACCGTATAATGGCTCTTATCTTAGATATATAGGAACGCAAGAAACAGTAGACTTAAGTCGTTATATGGTTGTCAAGAGAAGTCCAACTTATGGAAATGTCGAGCATCTTTATTGGCATGGTGATAATGACATCATTGAAGTGACTTCAACTTATAAGATGTTTGAGGGTGTAAATAACGCTGAAGACATTATTCTTCCAGTACACTTTAACCCATTTTATGAAGAATGGATGCGGTACGGACCGAAGTATACAGTAAATGAAAATATATTTGCTGGAACAACAACAAGAAAGCGTTTGGTTTATAAAACGATGCTGGAAGTTAATCATAAATATGATAAAGATATCAATTTTACAGATGCTACTGATGCAAGAACTTACGTTTATGTAAATGATGATAATAAACTGGATATAAATTTTGCTCATCCGCAGGGGTATTTATATATTTCTTCAGAAACAACTGATCTGACTGATATATCAGGAAGCATTATTAGATTTGCCAAGGAAGGAAATAAGAATTGGACATCACTATCATTAATAAAGGATAATTTACGTGAAGTTCCAGAAAATATGCCTGATACACTGACTGATTTGAATTATGCATTTTCTGATTCGAAGATTCAAAAAATAGCTAATGACTTTAAAATATCAAATAATGTTACTACTGCAGTAGGTATGTTTGAGAATACAGCAATTGACGAAATTCCACAAGGCTTTTTAGATAACGCCTCAAGCCTTGTTGATATTGAGTCTATCTTTAGGAATACGCAAATCACTAGTATTCCAGATGGATTCTTTGATCATACAAAACGTCTTGTTAATGCACCTCATGCATTTAATGGTTGTACTCAGCTTCAAAACGTTAATATAAAATTGCCTGACTCAATTAAAAATGTAGAAGCTATGTTTGAAAATTGTGAAAACCTCACTGGAGAAATCACACTGGGAGATTATATTAATAATATGATGTGGTCTTTTGATTATGCTGCTACTAATGTAGACAATCCACGATTAAAAGTTTATTATAATGGATCAAATGAGGAGATTGCTAATTATGTTCAGTATTTTTATGATGATAGTCCAGAGTCGCGTATTGATTGGATAAGTAAAAGTTTAGATGAGACAATGTTTGTAAAAGTCAGTGATCCTAATGGTCCATATAATGGTGCTTATCTTAAATACATTGGAACAGAAGAAACAGTGGATTTAAGTGCTTATGCAGATATGAATGGTAAAATTATGTGGCAAGGGAAAAATGAATCAATTGAAGTGACTTCAACTTACAAGATGTTTTCAGGTGAAAATAATACAGAGGATGTAATTCTTCCAAAAAGTTTTAGTTCAAGTAGTACTAGTGGTTATAAAGTTGAAAGCAATATATTTGAAAATACGACAACGAAAAAACGTTTGATTTTCAAACAAGAACTTGGTGATTATCGTGATGATTATAAGATGACATTTACGGGTGCTTCTGATGCCAGAGCTTATCTTTATGTAAATGATGAAAATATAGGAGAGTTATTAACTGATCCAAATTTTACTACTGCTAATTTCTATATTAGTCAAGAAGTATCTAATCTCACTAGCAACACCCTTGGAGGAAGTTATATAAGATTTGCCAAGAACGGTAATGCACTCGATTGGAGAATGCCAATATCGTTTTTAGCACCTGACCTTAAGGCATTTCCTGAAAATCTGCCAGATACAATTTCCAACTTTGATAACTTATTTAAGTCTAGTCAATTTACTAATGTCCCTAATGATTATCAATTATCGAATAGAGTCGAATCAGCTGTTTCCATGTTTGAGATGTCAATGGTTGAACAAATTCCATCGAATTTATTTGCCAATGCTAAGAAACTTACAAATATTGATTATATGTTTGAGTATGCTGCTCTTAAAAAAGTAACATTAACATTACCAAATTCAATTACTTCTATGAATTATACATTTGATTTCTGTGAATATATGAGCGGAATAATTTCATTGCCTGATAATCTCGAATCAATAACGGATTGTTTTAGAGATGCAGGACATAATGGAGATAATGTTGAAGGTTATACGACTCCTTTGGTTGTTTATTATAATCCATCAAATCAAGTGATTACAGATTATATAGCTTCGAATCCATCTTCTGGAGTTATTACATGGATACCTAAGACAGCGAATAGTACGTATGCTGTTACTCCTCTTGTAAAACCAAAACAAGAAAATGTAATCGTTGAGCCAAAAGTGATTGAAAAAAGCATAAGTGTTAAAGTTCATGTGAATGAAGTTATTGTTCCTAACACTGTTCCAAGTACAGGAACAGTACCAAGTCAAGGAACTTCACAAACTCTTGGTAAGAAGGAAGAAGGACAGAGTTCACAATAAGTTATTGATGCTTAAAGTCAGTTCATTATACAAAAGGTGATTGAAAACAGTGCTGTGTTTAAAGCGTTAATATAACTTTTTAAGGGGGGATTACCCCAAAGGATGTTAGCATGAAAGGAGGGAGAAATCCCTCCTTTTTTAGGCATGATAAGGATGATATAAGATCTAGTGATGTTATGGCAATCTTGAAATAAGATATATTGCTTTTGATGTTTTTTTATTATTTATTAAGAATTTTTGATGTTCATTTGCTTTGTAACAAGAATGCGGAAGGTTTCCAAGTGAAATGAATATACATATGTTTATGTGTATTTGTTTTGCTCTTTTTTAAGAACGAGTCTCATTATGCCTAAGAGCACTATCTCTACAATTTACTATCATAATTTCGAAGTCTCTTAAAAATATCTATCATACCAATAATTGTTTTTCCTTAAGTACCACCAGTGAAGCCTAAAGGATACTGATCCATAAAGTAGCATTATATGGTATCGCAAGAAGAGGGATAATGTATAGAGGAAAGTTAAAGAGGATTATCATTATAGTTATGAGGTAAACAAGGGTATAACACACAGCTATAGTGAACGAAATAATCATCATGAAAGAAAAAAGTTATAACTGATATCGATAAGCTGACTTACAGACAATCGGAATTATCTAACAGACAGATAGCTATAATATGATTTAGAGGATAGAAACCAACTGGAACTATGCAATAGAGATTATAGAGTGGTGGAATAATTTTTAATTATTCCTTTGCCTGTAAAAATTGTATATTTAAATATAGAAAATTATTTTAGAGTTAACAGTAATAAATATAATAATGATAACACTCTATGAGAAAAGTGAAGATTTTATCTTGAATTTAAAAAATGAACTTCAACCTGTCATCAATGAAGTGAGGGACTGAAAACAATTCTTTTTCTCGACAAAAAAAACATATATTCTTTCAAGATTATCTGTTTTCTTATCGTTGGTTTTATGATACAATATTGTAGAAGTATTTTTTAAAGGAGAATCATTTATGAAAGATATCTATGCTGTATTAGATATAGGAAGTGCAACTGTCAAACTCTTAGTGGGTGAAGTTGTAAGTGCAAATATAAATATATTATTTTCTAAAAAGATGACGAGTCATGGTATTCGTAAAGGGAAAATCGAAAGTATGCCAACTGTTGTAAGTGAGATTAAAACATTGTTAGATGAAGCTTCAGCAGCGTTAGGGGCAACAATTACAAAAGTCGCTTTATGTATTCCATCATTTCACGCACATATCTATCAAAGTGATGGAATCACAAAAGTTAATTCTCCTTCAGATCAAATTACAAGTGATGATGTTGTTCGTGCATTGAAATTATCAAGACGTTTTGAGCGTGATGATAATGAAGAGGTTATTTCTGTCATTCCAACATTATATCAGTTAGATACTAAAGTTATGAGAGAGATTCCAATTGGGCAAAAATCAGCATCATTAAAAGCGGAATCATTAGTCATTACAACAAAGAAAAAACTTCTTTATAGTTATATAAGTGCAGTCGAAAAAGCAGGTGTTGAGGTTTTGGATATTACAATTAATGCCTATGCATGTGCCAAAGAAGCTTTCGATGCTGTATATCTTCAAGAAGGAGCAATATTAATTGATATTGGTTATAAGACATCAACAGTTGCATTCTTTGAGGGTGGTTATTTGAAATATATCGCGCAAGCTGGTGTTGGAGGATATGATTTAACAAAGAAAATTGCTACCTCTTGGCAAATTCCGATGGATAGAGCAGAGGTTTATAAAGTCAAATATGGAACATGTGATTACCATATTGGTGATGAAGATATTATACATACAACAAGAAATCAGGACAAAGAGACACACTACACACAGAGAGATTTAGCTGAAGTATTAAGTGAAGGTGTTAAAGATATTATGGAAGTCATCAAAACGAAAATTGATATTATTAATGATGGTAGAAGTTATGAAACAGTCATTGTGGGTGGTGGTGGAGAACTTCCTGATATTGAAAAAGTTTCTAGCGTTGTTTTAGAGAGTGCAGTGAGAACTTATCGACCTGATACAATCGGAGCAAGAGATATGTCTTTTGTCTCTTGTTTAGGAATGATGTATTATTTAAATGATCGTTCAAGAATATTAGGAAAAATGGATCCTTCATTAATTTTACCTGATATTTCAAGTACGATGAGTATCAGATTTAAGGGATTGACGAAATCCAAACCGATTCATAGTGATAAAAAGAATAAAAGTAGATTTTCGAAGGTTATTGAGAATTTCTTTAGTGAAGAAGATTAATATAAAAGTGAGGATGGAAATATGGATAGTAATTTAGATTTTGTACAAGTTGCAAAGATTAAGGTCATTGGAGTTGGTGGTGGTGGTTGTAATGCTGTCGCTAGAATGGCTAAAGATGGAGTAAGGGGTGTTGACTTTTATGTTGCAAATACTGATGCTCAAATTTTAAAAGGAATAGATATTGAAAATAAAATTATTTTAGGAAGAGAATTAACTCATGGTCTAGGAGCGGGAGGAAATCCAGAAGTCGGACGCAAAGCTGCCTTAGAAACTGAACAGGAAATTAAAGAAGCTCTATCAGGAGCTAATATGGTTTTTGTCGCTGCTGGTATGGGTGGAGGAACTGGAACTGGTGCTGCACCAGTTGTTGCGAAAATTTGTAGAGAATTAGGAGCATTAACAGTAGGAGTTGTGACTTCACCGTTTACTTTTGAAGGTCCAAAGGTTTTAAGACAAGCAAAAGGTGGATTGGCTGAACTTAGAGAAAATGTTGATTCTATTATTGTTGTTTCTAATGATCGTT harbors:
- a CDS encoding leucine-rich repeat protein, with protein sequence MFIWMKVLDTIFGHLIIVMYISSDVLDISNILTADNGIYNTEKVRFDKDGNADWLSLYNAFYGTALNEFPENMPDTVTDYSYTFGDCMSLTEIPEDFQLSDKVVESYNMFENTGLTKLPSHFFDNATSLVNINYMFSGAEYLQGFITLPDNIEEMEESFDRTGDSASLPDDDQRPSTLVVFYNRFNSVITNYIENRNPSSLTWICKDTKLLDNTMFQLVDDGNDGPYNHKYLKYIGTDEDVDLIKYGDTVSGELYWKNGDALINVESTFKMFMGNDHVENVFLPASDREETIIATNTFLGTTSKKRLILKCKTFYGEDYISNRVFEDAADAHAYLYIDKAAVEAGATKIHRNIYISSECESLDDLCMDSNNIDLRVCFDKKGNANWTSMQYTFSNSHLYEMPENMPDTVTDYTSTFDYATFTKDNIENFQLSNKAVVAKGMFRATNIVSIPSNLFDKAKKLENTANMFSLCSSLADVSIGLPNSVTVMTDMFLDTRALRGTIVLSDGITDDMERCFSWAGVDASNYQGYNTPLLVFHNPSNQMISSYKDSYYDDKITWIDYSNMAKYLTDSMFEKVKDPNGPYSGHYLRYIGSEQTIDFADYVNDDGILYWRSGESIIPVNSTYKMFEGDNHVEDIILNEYFTRDIINTNIFEGTTSKKRLTFRDVSENISDMTFDGAADARAYVYVDNANVQQVGSSGHKNIYISSHFDNLNDFSYSLLQNREIDYARFDKKGNVNWTEMNNTFEGCQLKEFPENMPDNTTSYITTFGHSTIPEIPESFRLSDKVTTTQDMFESIENLNKISSHLFDDASSLTDISGMFSSTNVKTQFNIKLPDSITNMDAFFAYASTLCGRLYLPNNSVFTLRDSFYLSASDSEIPVETPAALHIYYNSSHSQIKDYVNSGNFESDKVMWFDTNNILDKTMFEKVTDSAGPYNGSYLRYIGTQETVDLSRYMVVKRSPTYGNVEHLYWHGDNDIIEVTSTYKMFEGVNNAEDIILPVHFNPFYEEWMRYGPKYTVNENIFAGTTTRKRLVYKTMLEVNHKYDKDINFTDATDARTYVYVNDDNKLDINFAHPQGYLYISSETTDLTDISGSIIRFAKEGNKNWTSLSLIKDNLREVPENMPDTLTDLNYAFSDSKIQKIANDFKISNNVTTAVGMFENTAIDEIPQGFLDNASSLVDIESIFRNTQITSIPDGFFDHTKRLVNAPHAFNGCTQLQNVNIKLPDSIKNVEAMFENCENLTGEITLGDYINNMMWSFDYAATNVDNPRLKVYYNGSNEEIANYVQYFYDDSPESRIDWISKSLDETMFVKVSDPNGPYNGAYLKYIGTEETVDLSAYADMNGKIMWQGKNESIEVTSTYKMFSGENNTEDVILPKSFSSSSTSGYKVESNIFENTTTKKRLIFKQELGDYRDDYKMTFTGASDARAYLYVNDENIGELLTDPNFTTANFYISQEVSNLTSNTLGGSYIRFAKNGNALDWRMPISFLAPDLKAFPENLPDTISNFDNLFKSSQFTNVPNDYQLSNRVESAVSMFEMSMVEQIPSNLFANAKKLTNIDYMFEYAALKKVTLTLPNSITSMNYTFDFCEYMSGIISLPDNLESITDCFRDAGHNGDNVEGYTTPLVVYYNPSNQVITDYIASNPSSGVITWIPKTANSTYAVTPLVKPKQENVIVEPKVIEKSISVKVHVNEVIVPNTVPSTGTVPSQGTSQTLGKKEEGQSSQ
- the ftsA gene encoding cell division protein FtsA is translated as MKDIYAVLDIGSATVKLLVGEVVSANINILFSKKMTSHGIRKGKIESMPTVVSEIKTLLDEASAALGATITKVALCIPSFHAHIYQSDGITKVNSPSDQITSDDVVRALKLSRRFERDDNEEVISVIPTLYQLDTKVMREIPIGQKSASLKAESLVITTKKKLLYSYISAVEKAGVEVLDITINAYACAKEAFDAVYLQEGAILIDIGYKTSTVAFFEGGYLKYIAQAGVGGYDLTKKIATSWQIPMDRAEVYKVKYGTCDYHIGDEDIIHTTRNQDKETHYTQRDLAEVLSEGVKDIMEVIKTKIDIINDGRSYETVIVGGGGELPDIEKVSSVVLESAVRTYRPDTIGARDMSFVSCLGMMYYLNDRSRILGKMDPSLILPDISSTMSIRFKGLTKSKPIHSDKKNKSRFSKVIENFFSEED